The genomic stretch GATCCGCGCGTGCTGTGGCTCGACTGACGGCTCCGCCCGCTTCGGTACCGAGGCGGGGCTACACGCCTGCGTCCGCGAAGGCGGCCGAGACGAGGTCTTGGGCTTCAGCCTGGAACTGGGCGAGGTGGTCGGGGCCGCGGAAGCTCTCCGCGTAGATCTTGTAGACATCCTCGGTGCCCGAGGGGCGGGCGGCGAACCAGCCGGCCTCGGTCTGCACCTTGAGGCCGCCGATGGGCGCGTCGTTGCCCGGCGCGCGCGTCAGGATGGCCGTCACGGCGTCGCCCGCGAGCGAGCCCGCGGTGATGGCCGAAGGCGAGAGGTCGGCGAGGACGGCCTTCTGGGCGCGGCTGGCAGGCGCGTCGATGCGGGCGTAGACCGGACTGCCGAAGCGCGCTTCGAGATCGGCGTAGCGCTCGCCGGGGTCCGTCCCGGTGACGGCCGTGATCTCGGCCGCGAGGAGCGCCAGCAGGATGCCGTCCTTGTCGGTCGTCCACGTGCCGCCGTTCTTTCGGAGGAACGAAGCACCGGCGCTCTCCTCGCCGCCGAACGCCATCGTGCCGGAGACGAGGCCGTCGACGAACCACTTGAAGCCGACGGGCACCTCGGCGAGCGTCCGCCCGAGCGAGGCCACGACGCGGTCGATCATGGACGACGACACGAGCGTCTTGCCAATGGCCGCCTCGGCGGGCCAGTCGGGACGGTGCTGGACGAGGTACTCGACGGCGACCGCGAGGTAGTGGTTGGGGTTCATCAGGCCGACGCTCGGGGCCACGATGCCGTGGCGGTCGGCGTCGGGGTCGCAGCCGACGGCGACGTCGAAGCGGTCCTTCAACTCGACCAGCCCGGCCATGGCGTACGGCGACGAGCAGTCCATCCGGATCTTGCCGTCGCGGTCGATGCGCATGAAGCCGAACGTGGCGTCGACGCGCTCGTTGACGACCTCCAGGTCGAGGCCGTAGCGCTCGGCGATGCGCGGCCAGTAGTCGATGCTCGCGCCGCCGAGCGGGTCGACGCCGATGCGGACGCCCGCGTCGCGGACGGCGTCCAGGTCCAGGATGGCGCCGAGGTCGTCCACGTAGGGCTGGACGAGGTCGCGGGCGTGGGTGGTGTCGGCGGCGAGGGCGCGGGCCAGCGGGATGCGCTTGACGTCGGCGAGGCTGGTTGCGAGGATCTCGTTGGCGCGGGCCTGGACGGGGCCGGTGACGTCGCCGCCCGCGGGGCCGCCGGAGGTGGGGTTGTACTTGAAGCCGCCGTCCTCGGGCGGGTTGTGGCTCGGCGTGATGACGACGCCGTCGGCCAGCCCGGTCGTGCGGCCGCGGTTGTGGGCCAGGATGGCGTGCGAGACGGCGGGCGTGGGCGTGACGCCGCCGCCCGCCTGCACGATTACGTCGACGCCGTGGGCCGCGAAGACCTCCAGCGCGGTCCCGAAGGCGGGGTAGGAGAGCGCGTGGGAGTCGTAGCCGACGACCATCGGCCCGTCGATGCCCGCCTCGGCGCGGTGCTCGACGAGGGCCTGGCTGATGGCGAGCACGTGGGCCTCGGTAAACGCACCGTCCAGGGATCGGCCGCGGTGGCCGGAGGTGCCGAAGGCGACGCGCTGGGCGGGGTCCTCGGGGTCGGGCGTGGTCGTGTAGTAGGCCGCGACGATGCGGGGCACGTCGGGCAGGCGGGACGGCGGGACGGGCTGGCCGGCGAGCGGGTCGATGGACATCGGGCGAGGGGAGGGGTGCCGAAGTCTACACCGAGGCGGGGAGGGGCGGCGAGGTCGGGTCGGTGTGTGATCGCGAGCGGGCTCCGTGAGTCGCGCTAGAACGGCACGGCGGCCTGGATGCGGTAGGTGACATCCACGTCGTCGAAGGGCAGCGTTCCGTTCCAGACCTCATCGAGGCGGGAGGCGGGGATCGCGAGGCCGAGCGCGTGGCGGAACTCGAAGCCCCCGAGCGAGACGAGGTTGGCCACCTCGGCACCCACGCCGACGCGGCGCGCGGCGTTGTCGAAGTCGGCCCCCGTCCAGACCAGCCCGGCGTCGGCGAAGAGGGACGGGGCGACGGGGCCGAAGCGGGCCAGCCCGAGGACGGTCGTCTGGAGGTCGAACAGGATCGGCATCCGCAGCTCGGCAGAGCCGAACAGCGCCCGCGTGCCGACGGCGTAGCTGCGGTAGCCGCGCACGCGCTCGGCGTCGCCCAGCGTCAGCGCGCCCACCAGCGGGACCTGCAGGTCGATGTCGTCGTAGCGCGCCAGACCGACGTAGTCCTGGGCCAGCGTCTCGCCGACGAGCGCCGTCGCGCGGCCCTTCAGGTAGAGGCGCGTCTGGCCCAGGCCGACCGGCTGGACGTGGTAGCCGAGCACGTCGGGCCGGAGGAACGTGTCGCCGCCGAGCGCGGGGACGCCCGCCGTGACGCGCGCCCGCAGGCCGGTGCCGTCGAGCGGCGTGAGGCCGTTCCACCGGTACGGACGCTGAAACTTATAGGCGGCGCCGACCTGCACGTCGAACCGCGTGCCCGCCTCGGGGACGCCGAGGCCGGTCGTCTCGACGTCGTCGAAGCGGTCGAGGGCGAGAGGGCTCGCGTAGGCGTAGCGGACCCGGGCGCCGAGCAGCGTGGTCGTGTACGGCCGGTCGATCACGTCCACCGGGAGCGTCGCCGAGACGTCGCCGCCGGTCAGGTCCTCCACGAGCAGGTCCGAGCCGTAGACGCTCGCGGGCGACGGGAAGCGGTACAGGTCGAGCGCCAGCGTCGGCGCGAACTGCTGGTTGACGTACGACAGGACGAGGAACGACTTGTCGATGGGCCGGGTGACGGAGACGCCCGCGAGCACCGCCAGCTGGTGCTTGCCGAGCGGTTCGAGAAAGAGCGAGTTGGCGAATGCGCCCCAGTCGTCGTCGGCCGTGAACAGCTCGCCGTCCTCGCCGGGGTCGCCGTAGGGCAGCGCGATCGTGACGGCGTGCGTGAGGTTCGCCAGCGAGTTGTAGGCGCGCCGCTCGCGGATGAGCGACGGGTCGGGCGCGATGGCGTCCGGGACGGTGAGCTCCGGTCGGTGCGTGGTCCAGGCGGCATAGGCCGGGGGCACCCTCACCGTGTCGGTCACGACGGTCGGCCGCCGCCGGGCGTCGACGACGAAGACGCGGTCGCGGCGCTTGGTCTCGCTCGACACGAGCACCAGCCGGCCGGCCGGGTGCAGGCTGTCCGGCGGCAGCCAGTCGTGGACGGTGGCGCCGTCGTACAGGAAGGTGACGCGGGTGTCGGGCGGCGTCGCAGCCCCGAGCACGCCGCCCATGAGGACGCGAGCCGGGGCGCTCGCGCGGAGCGAGTCCATGAAGGCGGCCCTCTCTGGTGTGACCTCCGGCGTCACGGGGTGCCCCGTCCGCGCCACGAACGCGTTGGGCGCTCGGTCGCGCAGCGACGTGAAGGCCAGCGAGTCGCCCGCGGCATTCCAGACGGGGAGGCGGTCGTCGCGCTCGGTGCGGGGGGTGTCCGGGTCGGTGCCGAGGCGGACCACCTCACCGGTCGCCAGGTCGACGGTGGCGAGGTCCCTCACTCCCTCGGCGTCGAACAGGGAAAGCGCGATGCGAGCGCCATCGGGGGACCAGCGCGCCGTCGGGATCTGCACGTCGCCGGTGAAGGCGGTCAGCGGGCGCTCCCGCATCGTCTCCAGGTCCAACTCGAACAGGTTGGCCGTCGGGCCGTCGACGCCGACGAAGGCGAGGCGGCGGCCGTCGGGCGCGAACGTGGGGGAGACGGCGCGGCGGTCGGTGGTCAGCCTCCGCATCCCGCCGCCGGTCGAGCGGACGAGGTAGAGGTCGTTGAGCAGCGAGCCGTTTGCCCCACGGCGCGTCCGCGCGAAGGCGATCTGCGTGCCGTCGGGGCTCCACGAGATCGGCCCCGTGATGGCGCCCTCGGCCAGGATGCGGAGGCCGCCCGTGCGCGTGCTGTCGGCGCCGGGGTTCGGCACCGCGATCAGGCGGCGGACCGGTCGCGTCAGGCTGGGCAGGACGACGGCCGCGACGCGCGCCGTGTCCGGGCTGAAGGCGACGTCGTAGACGACCTGCCCCGGCAGGCCGAAGGGCTGGGTGTCGAGTGAGTCCAGCCGCTCCATCTGCCCCGCCTGCGTGTTGTAGTAGACGTTGACGTGCTTGCGCCACTCCTCGTTGAAGGTCCCGTAGCTCTCGCCCGTGACGGCACGGAAGGCCGTCGAGAAGTCGTGGACGCTCCCGAGGCCGAGGAGCACCGGCTTGCGGTGGGCGAGGATCTGGGCGATCGTCGAGTCCCCGCGCGACTGGGCGAGGTACCGCACCTGGCTGTTGCCGACGGCGTAGCGGAGGCGCCCGTTCTGGGGGCTCGTGCCGTCGTTGTAGTTGAGACGGTCCTCGAAGGTGGCGGTCCGCAGCCAGCGGTCGCCGCGCTGCGCGTCCCAGCGCTCGGTGGCGTACTGCGCCAGGCCCTCGGTCCAGAAGCTGGGCAGCGGGTCGCCGAAGAAGAGGTCCAGCAGCCCCAGGTTGCCGCGGACGGCACGGTAGTGGATCAGGTGGGCCACCTCGTGCGCGATCACCTTGCGGAGCCACTTCACGTCGCCCGTCCAGATGTCGGCCGTGTCGTTGACGTGGACCCAGATGGTGGTGAACCCGCTCGACCCGACGTTGAAGGCGATGCCATTGGCGATCTCGTCCTCGTCGGAGAGGTAGATCCGGATCGGGTCGTCGAAGGTGAGCGCGGTCGAGTCGGCGGAGAAGGTGACCGTGAGGGCGTCATAGGTCGCCTCGGCGACCGCGGCGGCCTCGGCCTCAATGCCGGCGAGGTGGGCCGGGTACACGATCTCGAAGTGCTCGGTCGCCGCCACCTGCCAGTCGACCTCGGGGTGGTTGCGCCCGTTGAACGCCCCGAAGCCGACCTGCGCGGACGGCGCGGCGGCGGTGAGGACCAGCAGGACGAGGAGGGGCGAGAGGCGGGGCATCGAGGGGCGTCCGAGGGGGGAGGGGAAGGTAGGCCGCTGCCGGAACGGGCCGGGTCTCGGCGCCTTGCCTGCCGGGAGCCAGGAACTGTGGAATGGCCGACGGCCGAGGCCACCGCGGCATTGAGGCGAACGGGGAAAGGCGAGGCCTCTGTGCTGTGACAAAGCGGTGTCACCGTGACCCTATATCATACGCGTGCGCGTGCGCGAGAGGCCACGCTCCCCCCTTCCCCCGAGACCCATGACCCGCGTCCCCCTCCCCTCCCGTGTTGGTTCCCCCTCCCGCGTCGGCTCTCCGTCCGACTGGGCGCGGGCGCTGGCGACTGGTCCCCACTACGAGCCCCCGTACCCCGGCGCCGTCCAGGACGAGCTGGCGTGGCACCTGGTGAAGGTGCTCCGCGAGGACGCCCGCCTGCGTTCTGAGATGGAGGTCGAGGTGCCCGCCTCGGCCGACTGGCCGGCGAGTGGCACCGGCCCGGCGTTCTTCACGCTCGACCTCGTCGTCGAGGTGCCCGTGGACACCGGCGATGGGGTGCCGTCGGTGCGGCGGATCGCGTTCGAGGCGGCCGGGGCGTCTGGACGGCGTGCACTGCGCGACCACGACCGTCGCCTTCGCCGCGACGCGACCCTGCTCGCCCACGGCGTCGTGGACACCGTCTACCGCCTCCGGGGCAGCGATCTCCTCGGCCACATGGACGACGTGCTCTACCTCGCCAGCCAGTGGGACCCCGACCTGTTCTCGGCGCGCGGGCGGACCAACCTCGCCACGCTCGCGACGCGGGAGGCGAAGCAGGTGACGCTCCGCCCCGAGCAGCCGAGCGTCCTCGTGCCCTACGCCCTCGACGCCGATGGCGACTCGCCCGAGCGGCACCTCTGGCACGTCGCCAACGGTCAGGCGCCGCACGTGCTCGTCCGCCGCCTCGACCGCCGCTTCGAGTCGGTCTGGGGGCCGTACGCCGACCGACCGCTCCGCCGCATCGAGGCCGATCGGGTGCCGCTCCGCAAAGCATCCTAGTGCGTGGAGCGCCGAACGTGGTTCCTGCGCTCGGCGCTCACCGGTTTCTTCCTGTGACATATCCCTGTCACTGAGTCGGTGTAGGCTGATCTCGCCCGCCATTCCCCCCTTCCCATGACCGTCCATCCTCTCAGCCGTCGGCCGCAGCAGCGGCGCCTCGTCGTCGCCGTCCGCGGAGCCGCGGGCGCCGGCAAGAGCTGGTTCGCTGCCTCCCTCGCCGACGCCGGGCTCGGCCGCCTCTGCTACTTCGACACCGAGCGCAAGGCGCGCCTTCTGCCTGGCGCCGACGGCTCGCACTTCGACGCCCTGGAAGTGGAGCACCCGGACGAACTGCTGCCGTTCGTCGACTGGGCGCTCGGCGAGGGCCGCGCCGAGCAGGGCTACGGGTGCTACGCGCTCGACAGCTGGGCCATGTACTTCGGCCGGAAGCACCGGGCGACGGTCCAGGCCATCCGTGCGCGCACCGGCGACCCGACAGCCCAGCCGTCCGCGGAGGAGCTTCAGGCCGATCAGGTGGTCTTCCAGGAGGTCCTGCGGCGCCTCTGCGTCGACTCCGGCGCGTGTGTCGTGATCACGGACCAGATCGCCGCGCGCGGTCGGCAGGACCGTGAGGAGAACGAGGTCGGCCGCGTGCTGCCGATGACGACCTCCGGCCTGGAGTACTTCGTAGATGTGATGCTGGAGCTGTCGCTGCGCCAGGACGGCTTCGAGACGCGCCGCGTGGCGACGGTCGTGAAGTCGAACGCCGCCGACCTGCCGGTCGGGACGGAGTTCGACAACCCGGTCTTCGCCGACGTGCTGGCCCGCCTCGGCGCCGGTCCGGCCCCGACCCCGGTCGAGGTCCCGGCGGTGCTGCCGCCGCCCGCGCTGGCCGCACCCGCCGGTCCGACCCTCGCCGACCTCCTCGCCGAGGCCGAGACGGTCGGGCTGGGGCGCCCGCAGGTGCTCCTCGCCGCGCGCCACTACTGCGGCGTCCAGTCGCTCGACGAGCTGACGCCCGCCCAGACGGCGGACCTCCTCGACCGGATGCGCGAGCGCTACGCGGTCTCGGGCGACAGCGCCGGCACGGCCGAGCCCGAGGTCTCGGTCAGCAAGCGGAAGAAGGCGGCCTAGGGGCACGTGTTCCTCTCCGGCGTGGTCCCCGAGGCGGGCTAGGTTGCCGGGCCTCGCCCGCCTCTCCTCGTGCGTCTCTTCTGCTGTCTCCTCGTCCTGCTGGCGTCTGACGTACGGGCGCAGGTCGTCCGCAGCCAGACGATCAGCGCGGTCGACGGCGGCTTCCCCGGCACGCTGGCCGACGGCGACCGCTTCGGCGTCTCGGCGGCGGCGCTCGGCGACCTGTCGGGCGATGGGACCGCCGAGCTGGCCGTCGGCGCGACCGGCGACGCGGGCACGGGCGCGGTGTGGATGCTGTCGCTGAATTCCGACGGCACCGTCCGCGACGGCTTCGCGATCCGCCTGCCCGGCACCGACCCCGGCGACGCGGTCGGGACGGCGCTCGCCTCCGTGGGCGACCTGGATGGGGACGGCGTCCCCGAACTGGCCGTCGGCGCCGACCGGGACGACGATGGGGGCGAGAACCGGGGCGCGGTGTGGATCCTCTTCCTGGATGCGACCGGCGAGGTGCGCTCGGTCCAGAAGATCAGCGCGACGGCGGGCGGGCTGACCGACCCGCCGGCCGACGGCGACCTGTTCGGCCACAGCGTCACGGCCCTCGGCGACCTCGACGGCGACGGCATCCCGGACCTCGCGGTCGGCGGCGACGACGCGGACGACGGCGGGCCGAACCGCGGGGCCGTGTGGATCCTCTTCCTGAACGCCGACGGCACCGTCCGTCAGACGCAGCGCATCAGCGACACGGCGGGCGGCTTCGAGGGCATCTTGGACGACGACGACCTGTTCGGGCAGGCCGTCGCGGGCGTCGGCGACCTCGATGGCGACGGCACGCCGGATCTCGCTGTGGCGGCCTCGCTCGACGACGACGGAGCCGACGGCCAGGGCGCGGTGTGGGTCCTCTTCCTGAAGCCGGACGGGACGGTCCGTGACCACCAGAAGATCAGCGCGACGGCGGGCGGCTTCGGGGGACCGCTCGATCCGTTCGACATCTTCGGCAGCTCGCTCGTCGCCACGGGCGACCTCGACGGCGACGGCGTCCCGGACCTCGCCGTGGGCGCCAACCGGGACGACGACGGCGGGCCGGAGCGCGGTGCGGGCTGGTTGCTGTTCCTGCGACGCGACGGCACGGTCCGCGCGGCGCAGAAGCTGAGCGAGACGACCGGCGGCGCCGTCGGCCCGTTTCAGAACGGCGACGAGTGGAACCCGACGGCATGCCTCGGCAACCTCGATGGCGACGGGTTCTCGGACCTCGTCTTCGGCTCGCGCCTGTCCGATGCTGGAGGCCCGACGCGCGGGGCAGCGCGCGTCCTGTTCACCGGCGCCGGGGTGGATGCGGAGGCGTCGCCCCACTCCGGCGGGCTCGTGCTCGACGCCCCGTTCCCATCGCCCGCCCGCACCCGTGCCGAGGTCCGCTTCACGCTGGCCGCGCCGTCCCACGTCACCGTGCGCGTGGTGGACCTGCTGGGACGCGTCCGCGCGACACTGCTGGATGGCGCCCGCCCAGCCGGGTCCCACCGCCTCGGGGTCGACGTGGAAGGGTGGACGCAGGGCGCCTACCTCGTCCAGGTGGTGACCGAGGCGAGGAGAGCCAGTCGGGCGCTGGTGGTAGTGCGGTGAGGCTCAGCCGATGGTCAGCCGCCCGCTCACCGTGCCGACGACGAGTGCGCCGACCGCCACGACGAGCAAGGCGTCCGTGTAGAGCCAGAGCGCTGCCGCGACCCACCCTTGAGCCGGGCGCTCGGAGTGGCGGATGTCGGCGACCGTGCGCCGGTGGACGGCTCGGCGCGCCAACGTGTAGGGGATGAGCGTGACCAGGCCGATGCGATCGCCGAGATCGGCGGGTGGCGCTCCCAGATGTCGCCAGACGTGGCGCCCGATCACGGACTGGCCGAGCGAGGAGGCGACGCCGAGCAGGAAGCCCACCCAGACAGTCGACCCAGGCCGCACCGGTGGCGACAGGGCCTCCGGGAGGAGGGGCGACAAGAACAGCACCAGAAACGGTGCGACGATGAGCGTCAGCCCGATCGCCTTCCCGACCGTCGCAAGGAGGTACGCCCATGACCGCGTCTGTGCCTCGAAGAGACGCGAGAACCACTGCGCGTGTGCAGGCGAGAGCGTCATGCCACGGCCGCTACCGCATCACCGTCACGAGGTCCGGCACGAGGAACGCCTCGGGGTACTGCTGGCGGACGAGCGCGAGCGCGGCCTCGGCCTCCTGGCGGCTCGCGAAGGCGCCCATGCGGACGCGGTAGTACGGCTGGAGGTACGTCACGACGGTCTCCATCGTCCGCGGCGCGCCCGGCGCCGACTGGGCGCCCTCCCACCACGTCACCGCCTCCCCGCGGACGCGCTCGGCGGTGTCGCGGTTGGCACTCGAGAAGACCTGCACGCGAAAGCCCTCCACCTGCTGGGCCGTCGGCTCCTGCGGCGGCGGTGCGACCCCGCCGCTGCCGCCCGGCACGCGGACACGGCCCGCCATCACGCCCGCGGGCACGTCGTGGATAATGGTGGTCGACGTGGGCGGTTCGGCGTCGAGCCCGGTCGCGTCGAACGTCTCGTAGGCCGGGTAGGTCGCCTCGGGCGTCTCCGGCGGCGTCTCGGGACCGGGGTCGGTGACGACGCCGGCGCCGGAGCAAGCCGAGAGGGTCAGGACCGCGCCGAGCGCGAGAAGGGAGGTGATCCGCATGGTGGGGGATGGGTACGGGGACGAGGTGGGGGGCACAAGGCGGCGTCGGCGAGACGCGGTACCCGGTATCCCGTCCCTCATGCCAGCCCGCGGCGCAGGCTAGTAGGACGCGTCCGAGGTGAGGCCCTTCAAAATAGCGACGCCCGCGCTGGCGCCGAGCCGGGTGGCACCCGCCTCGACCATCGCGTAGGCGTCCTCGGCCGAGCGCACGCCGCCCGACGCCTTGACGCCCATCGAGTCGCCCACGACGCGGCGCATGAGGGCCACGTCCTGCGGGCTGGCGCCCGACGAGGCGAAGCCGGTGGACGTCTTCACGAAGTCAGCCCCGGCGTTTTGGGAGAGGACGCAGGCGATCACCTTCTCCTCATCGGTCAGGAGCGCCGTCTCCAGGATCACCTTAACGGTGCGCCCGCTGGCGGCCTCCACGACCGCGCGGATGTCAGCCTCGACCTCGGCGTAGCGCTCAGACTTGAGCAGCGCGATGGCCAGCACCATGTCGATCTCGTCGGCCCCGTCGGCGACCGCCTGGGCGGTCTCGAAGGCCTTGACGGGCGTGCGGGTCGCGCCGTGCGGGAAGCCGATCACGGTGCACACCATCGGCGTGGTCCCGGCCAGCTCGCTCGCGGCGACGGGCACCCAGACGGGGCTCACACAGACGCTCGCGAAGCAGTACTCGCGCGCCTCGGCACAGAGCTCGCGGATCTGGGTCTCGGTGGTGTCCGGCTTGAGGACGGTGTGGTCGATGAGCCGGGCCAGCGGCGGAGCCAGCGCGCAGGCATCGGCCGGGCCGGTGGCGTCGGCGCGGAGGCCGAAGCGCGCGGCGCCCGCGCCGATCATCCGCTCGAGGGCGGTCGAGAGGTCGCCCGCGGTGGGGGCGGCCGGGGCGGGTGCGCGGCCCGTCAGTCGGTCGGCGAGGGCGGCCTTCTGCTGGTCAGTCACGGTGGGTCCGAAGGGTGGAATGTTGAAGGTGGAAGGTTCGGCGTCGAAGAGGCAGGCGACCACCTTCCAACGTTCAACCTTCCGACCTCCTACCGCTACGCCGTCATCTCCTCGACTTCCTCGTCCAGGTTGTAGCGCTTGCGCTTCTCCCAGAGCGTCTTCTTGGAGATGCCGAGCAGCTTGGCGACGTCGGCGTAGGACGAGTTGCGGTTGTTGGCGAGCGTGTGCTTGATGTACTCGTACTCGAGCTCCTCGAGGGCCGCGCCGGAGCGGAAGCGGAACGTGTCGGCGTCGGAGGCGGCGCCGTCGAACGCGTCGGTCTGGAGGAGGACCAGGTCGGCGGCGTCGAGCGTGGGCGTCTTGGCGAAGATCATGGCCCGCTCCAGGACGTTGCGCAGCTCGCGGACGTTGCCCGGCCAGGAGTGGGCGACGAGCTTCTCCTCGGCCGCCTCGGTGAAGCCGTCGAAGGGCTTGGCGAACTCCTCCGCGAAGCCCGTCGCCACCTTCTCCGCGATGGCGAGCGCGTCGCGGCCCATCCGGCGCAGCGGCGGCAACTCCAGTGCGACCACGTTGATGCGGAACAGCAGGTCCTTGCGGAACTCCTTCTCGGCGACCTTCTCCTGCAGGTTCGCGTTCGTCGCACAGACGATGCGCGTGGTCACCTTGATCTCGTCGGTCCCGCCGAGGCGGCGGAACTGGCGGCTCTCCAGGAAGCTGAGCAGCTTCGACTGGAGCGGCAGCGACATCGAGTCGATCTCGTCGAGGAAGAGCGTCCCGCCGTCGGCGACCTCCAGCAGGCCGGGCTTCGCGGCGCGGGCGTCGGTGAAGGCGCCCTTCTCGTAGCCGAACAGCTCGGACTCCAGCAGGTTGTCCGGCAGCGCGGCGCAGTTGATCTCCATGAACCGCCCCGCGGCCCACTTGGACGCGTAGTGCAGCGTCTGGGCGACGAGGTTCTTGCCCGTCCCGGTCTCGCCGCGCACGAGCACGGTCGTGTTGGGGATGTCGGCCAGCGTCTGGATCGTGTCGCGGACCGTCTGGACCTCGTCGCTCGTGCCGATGATCTTGCCGACGTCGTGCTTCTTCTTGCGCGTCTGCTTGATCTCCTGGAGCTCCTTCTTGTCGGAGTACAGGTCGAGCGCCTTCGACAGCAGCGCCCGCATCTCCTCCAGGTTGACCGGCTTCTGGAGGTAGTGGAACGCGCCCAGGCGCATCGCCTCGACGGCCGTCTGCACCGACGAGTGGGCCGTCATCACGATCACGGGGAGCGTCAGGCCGCGCTCGCGGAGAGCCTCGATGAGCTCCATGCCCGATATGTCGGGCATCATCAGGTCGGTCAGGACGAGGTCGGGCGTCTTGCCGTCGTCGATGGCCTGGAGGAGCGGCTCGGCGGACGTGAAGCCGGTCGCGGCGTAGCCGTCACGCGCGAGCACCTTGGCGAACAGCTCACCGATCTTGGGGTCGTCGTCGACGATGAAAATGCGCTTCTGGCTCATTGGAGGGGAGATCGCAGGCGGTCCGGGAGAAGCCAATGGTACGAATCGTAACGGCTTCGCGCCGTTATTCGGTGGCGATCCGAGTCTGTCTGACAGGCGTCCGCAGCGACGGCGCGACGACGCGCAACGCCCCCGGCCGCACCTCCACCTGAACGTCGACCGCGTCCAGGGTCAACACCTCGCCATCGGTCTGGATGCCGACCGCGCCCGCCTCGACGGCGAGCGACAGCGCCGCCACGCGTCCCATCGTGACCTCCGGCGCCGTCACGTGGGCGCCGCTGAACGTCTGGGGCAGGAGGCGGAGCGCGCGGGCCGTCCGCACGTGGCGGACGAGACACACGTCGAGCAGCCCATCGTCCAGGACGGCGTCGGGCGTGATGAGGAAGCCCCCGCCGACGGAGTGCCCGAGGCCGACCTCGCACAGGAACAGCGGCCCGTCGTAGGCCACTTCGGTCTCGCCGCCGGTCGTCCGCACGCGGACGCGGAGGGTGGGCCGCCGCCACGCCCAGAGCGTCCTGAACACCGCCGCGAGGTAGGCCGCTCGGCCGCCGAGCCACTTCGTCTCGGCCGCCACCCCGGCCGCATGCGCGTCGAAGCCCATCCCGAGGCAGTTGGCGGCCACCCGCTCGTGCGTC from Rubrivirga sp. SAORIC476 encodes the following:
- a CDS encoding sigma-54 dependent transcriptional regulator, translating into MSQKRIFIVDDDPKIGELFAKVLARDGYAATGFTSAEPLLQAIDDGKTPDLVLTDLMMPDISGMELIEALRERGLTLPVIVMTAHSSVQTAVEAMRLGAFHYLQKPVNLEEMRALLSKALDLYSDKKELQEIKQTRKKKHDVGKIIGTSDEVQTVRDTIQTLADIPNTTVLVRGETGTGKNLVAQTLHYASKWAAGRFMEINCAALPDNLLESELFGYEKGAFTDARAAKPGLLEVADGGTLFLDEIDSMSLPLQSKLLSFLESRQFRRLGGTDEIKVTTRIVCATNANLQEKVAEKEFRKDLLFRINVVALELPPLRRMGRDALAIAEKVATGFAEEFAKPFDGFTEAAEEKLVAHSWPGNVRELRNVLERAMIFAKTPTLDAADLVLLQTDAFDGAASDADTFRFRSGAALEELEYEYIKHTLANNRNSSYADVAKLLGISKKTLWEKRKRYNLDEEVEEMTA
- a CDS encoding diacylglycerol kinase family protein: MTAHVLLNPAARGGRNRALAAPLARHLAEAGVEAAIHETLAPGDAERMAHTFGLGGALVVVAGGDGTVHEAVNGIVGTEGTLAVLPMGTGNDYATALGMDADLATACRQLATAPHRAIEVGHVWWADARGGTHERVAANCLGMGFDAHAAGVAAETKWLGGRAAYLAAVFRTLWAWRRPTLRVRVRTTGGETEVAYDGPLFLCEVGLGHSVGGGFLITPDAVLDDGLLDVCLVRHVRTARALRLLPQTFSGAHVTAPEVTMGRVAALSLAVEAGAVGIQTDGEVLTLDAVDVQVEVRPGALRVVAPSLRTPVRQTRIATE